A stretch of the Gemmatimonadota bacterium genome encodes the following:
- the aroF gene encoding 3-deoxy-7-phosphoheptulonate synthase, with protein MLVVMKNSASADQIDAVVGVIKDMGYDARPIPGGQRTAVGVIGNDGGVDAGRLQGLEGVLEVIPVTRPYKQVSREWQEEDTVVSLANGTSFGGSDIAVIAGPCAVEGEAQILDIAHQLKEMGATVLRGGAFKSRTSPYSFQGLGLEGLELLAKAREETGLAIVTEALDPEGVDLVAQYADIVQIGARNMQNYPLLRRAGRSGKPVLLKRGMSATIEEFLLAAEYVLAEGNPNVILCERGVRSFDTHTRNVLDLAAIPVVQSLSHLPIIADPSHGTGIRSKVIPMGRAAVAAGADGLMVEVHGDPPRAMSDGAQSLYPDQFASLMEQIKVIARAIGRNVSAPLTGASGG; from the coding sequence ATGCTCGTTGTCATGAAGAACTCGGCTTCGGCCGACCAGATCGATGCGGTCGTCGGAGTCATCAAAGACATGGGCTACGATGCCCGGCCCATTCCGGGTGGACAGCGGACCGCCGTGGGTGTCATCGGCAATGACGGCGGTGTGGATGCGGGCCGGCTGCAGGGTCTCGAGGGCGTACTCGAGGTCATTCCCGTCACGCGCCCATACAAGCAGGTCTCGCGAGAGTGGCAGGAGGAGGACACGGTCGTGTCACTCGCGAACGGTACCTCGTTCGGAGGGTCGGACATCGCCGTGATCGCCGGGCCATGTGCGGTGGAGGGCGAGGCGCAGATCCTCGACATCGCGCACCAGCTCAAGGAGATGGGCGCGACGGTGCTTCGCGGCGGCGCGTTCAAGTCCCGAACCTCACCGTATTCCTTCCAGGGCCTCGGGCTGGAGGGACTCGAACTGCTCGCCAAAGCCCGTGAAGAGACAGGACTGGCCATCGTGACAGAGGCTCTGGACCCCGAAGGCGTGGACCTCGTGGCACAGTACGCCGATATCGTGCAGATCGGAGCACGGAACATGCAGAACTATCCGTTGCTACGCCGCGCTGGGCGCTCCGGAAAGCCCGTGCTGCTCAAGCGTGGCATGTCCGCTACGATCGAGGAGTTCTTACTCGCGGCGGAGTATGTTCTCGCCGAGGGAAACCCCAACGTGATCCTGTGCGAGCGTGGCGTACGAAGCTTCGACACGCATACCAGAAACGTGTTGGATCTTGCGGCCATCCCGGTCGTCCAGTCGCTGTCGCATCTCCCGATCATCGCGGACCCGAGCCACGGCACGGGGATCCGATCGAAGGTCATCCCCATGGGGCGGGCCGCGGTAGCTGCGGGTGCGGACGGGTTGATGGTCGAGGTGCATGGGGATCCGCCACGCGCGATGTCCGACGGGGCACAGTCTCTCTATCCAGATCAGTTCGCGAGCCTCATGGAGCAGAT
- a CDS encoding ribonuclease Z: MLLDCGSGTLHGLARHAVDWAGLSHIAISHYHNDHVGDLSGVLFALRHGLAGAREEPLTLIGPPGFRDFLSRLGSALGDHVVNPGFPLRVCELEPDDVFEQRRSGLRVRAHPTPHTDESVAYRVETPSGVVSYTGDTGPSDAVGEFLAGCSVLIGECALRDPPEMELHLAPSGLARIATLADPELLVVTHVYPPTRPADAVLQVGQHGFGGHIVPGEDGLTVWIDEDGPVVEAAVEGR, from the coding sequence TTGTTACTCGATTGTGGATCGGGGACCCTGCATGGCCTGGCCCGACACGCCGTCGACTGGGCGGGGTTGAGCCACATCGCGATAAGCCACTATCACAACGACCACGTGGGGGATCTCTCGGGGGTCCTGTTTGCGCTCAGGCACGGCTTGGCGGGAGCTAGGGAAGAACCGCTCACCTTGATCGGTCCGCCTGGCTTCCGCGACTTCTTGAGCCGCCTCGGCTCGGCGCTGGGGGACCATGTCGTGAACCCGGGCTTTCCGCTCCGGGTGTGCGAGCTCGAACCCGACGATGTGTTCGAGCAGCGGAGATCGGGGCTCCGCGTCCGCGCTCACCCCACACCCCATACCGACGAGTCCGTGGCGTACCGTGTCGAGACCCCGAGCGGCGTCGTGAGCTACACCGGCGATACAGGGCCCTCGGACGCGGTGGGTGAGTTCTTGGCGGGATGCAGCGTCCTCATCGGAGAATGCGCGCTGAGGGACCCTCCCGAAATGGAGCTCCACCTCGCTCCATCGGGTCTGGCCCGTATCGCGACGCTCGCCGACCCGGAACTGCTCGTCGTCACGCACGTGTATCCGCCTACTCGCCCAGCCGACGCGGTGCTGCAGGTCGGACAACACGGCTTCGGCGGGCACATCGTACCCGGCGAGGACGGTTTGACCGTGTGGATCGACGAAGACGGCCCCGTCGTCGAGGCTGCCGTCGAGGGTCGTTGA